A genomic region of bacterium contains the following coding sequences:
- a CDS encoding NAD-dependent epimerase/dehydratase family protein has translation MKVLITGGAGFLGSNIADKLILKGENILVIDNFATGRRDNLKPHSNLKIVEGSIYDSKLVNSVFQEFSPDIVVHAAASYKDPKNWEEDIRTNVYGTALITQAALEHKVKRLIYFQTSLCYGLKPVEQPITLEHPIKSEGSSYAISKTAGEQYITLSGINFISFRLANMYGPRNLSGPVPTFYQRLNTGQKCYLADTRRDFVFVEDLLEVVLPAIYGKGNNGYYHISSGGDYSIKELFDAIVEKMGIKLTKPIEVQPRNSGDVYTILLDPSKTNKDFGWKTTTPLKEGIKKAVEYYKTYGIKETFTHLRIEK, from the coding sequence ATGAAAGTATTAATTACGGGAGGAGCCGGTTTTTTAGGTTCAAATATTGCAGATAAACTAATTTTAAAAGGGGAAAATATTTTAGTTATTGATAATTTTGCAACCGGAAGAAGAGACAACTTAAAACCACATAGTAACTTGAAAATTGTAGAGGGGTCCATTTATGATTCTAAATTAGTAAATAGTGTTTTTCAAGAATTTAGTCCTGATATAGTAGTTCACGCGGCTGCTTCTTATAAAGACCCTAAAAACTGGGAAGAAGATATAAGAACAAACGTATATGGGACTGCATTGATAACTCAGGCTGCTTTAGAACATAAGGTAAAAAGATTAATATATTTTCAAACTTCTTTATGTTATGGATTAAAACCTGTGGAGCAACCTATTACATTAGAACATCCAATAAAATCAGAAGGTAGTAGTTATGCTATAAGTAAAACAGCAGGTGAGCAATATATTACATTAAGTGGTATTAATTTTATCTCTTTTCGCTTGGCTAATATGTATGGGCCAAGAAACTTAAGTGGTCCTGTACCTACTTTTTACCAGAGATTAAATACAGGCCAAAAATGTTACCTGGCTGATACACGAAGGGATTTTGTTTTTGTGGAGGATTTGCTCGAGGTCGTGCTACCTGCAATTTATGGAAAAGGAAATAATGGTTATTACCACATTTCCTCGGGCGGAGATTACTCAATAAAAGAATTATTTGATGCAATAGTAGAAAAAATGGGTATAAAACTTACCAAACCCATTGAAGTTCAACCCAGAAATTCCGGGGATGTTTACACGATATTGCTTGATCCATCAAAGACAAACAAAGATTTTGGATGGAAGACGACAACTCCTTTAAAAGAGGGGATAAAAAAAGCTGTAGAATATTATAAAACCTATGGAATTAAAGAGACATTTACCCATTTAAGAATAGAAAAATAA